The following are encoded in a window of Tissierellales bacterium genomic DNA:
- a CDS encoding PTS sugar transporter subunit IIB, translated as MKKVIIACGAGLATSTMIREKIEDLLEENNIKCEIVQSTLNGIPSVSDNADLIITTMNVDEDYGVPLIQGSAFLTGINEDVVSDKVISILKEGDV; from the coding sequence ATGAAAAAAGTAATTATAGCTTGCGGAGCTGGCTTAGCAACATCAACTATGATAAGAGAAAAAATAGAAGATCTTTTAGAAGAAAATAATATCAAATGTGAAATAGTTCAAAGTACATTAAATGGAATACCTAGTGTATCAGACAATGCTGATTTAATTATTACTACCATGAATGTAGATGAAGACTATGGAGTGCCATTAATTCAAGGAAGCGCTTTTTTAACAGGTATCAATGAAGATGTTGTATCAGACAAAGTTATCTCAATATTAAAAGAGGGAGATGTATAA